A portion of the Sulfurospirillum diekertiae genome contains these proteins:
- a CDS encoding rhodanese-like domain-containing protein — MKKVMCILLVLAGLIQAAELKKVSFDEYLSKFDYKERENMKIKTPDMLALVEEGKAILLDIRFREEFEVWHMNFAINIPLNELPKRLGELPKDKLIITACPHYDRSSMARIYLTLNGYNAKYLNDGLLKTADFLRGDNAKEFLEEYKKNLK, encoded by the coding sequence ATGAAAAAAGTGATGTGTATCCTGTTGGTACTTGCAGGACTCATTCAAGCGGCGGAGCTTAAAAAAGTGAGTTTTGATGAGTATCTTTCAAAATTTGATTATAAAGAGCGCGAAAATATGAAAATCAAAACGCCCGATATGTTAGCCCTTGTTGAAGAGGGGAAAGCTATTTTGTTGGACATTCGATTTCGTGAAGAATTTGAAGTATGGCATATGAATTTTGCCATAAATATTCCGTTAAATGAATTACCAAAACGCTTAGGAGAGCTTCCTAAAGATAAGCTCATCATCACAGCATGTCCACATTATGACCGCTCTAGTATGGCTAGAATTTATTTAACATTGAATGGTTACAATGCAAAATACCTGAATGATGGGCTGCTTAAAACAGCAGACTTTTTGCGTGGCGATAATGCTAAAGAATTTCTAGAAGAGTACAAAAAGAATCTAAAATAA
- a CDS encoding thioredoxin family protein has translation MKIEVLGTGCSKCQALTEATKKAVAQKGIFAEIVKVEDIMKIMEYGVTSTPALVVDGKVVSSGKALSVEDVVALLEGGGSDTPKQGGCGCGGKC, from the coding sequence ATGAAGATTGAAGTCTTAGGAACAGGATGCTCAAAATGCCAAGCATTAACAGAAGCGACTAAAAAAGCGGTGGCTCAAAAAGGAATTTTTGCAGAGATTGTGAAAGTAGAAGACATTATGAAAATCATGGAGTACGGTGTGACATCAACACCTGCTTTGGTGGTAGATGGTAAGGTTGTAAGCAGTGGCAAAGCGCTGAGTGTTGAAGATGTGGTTGCCCTTTTGGAAGGTGGTGGATCAGATACTCCTAAACAAGGTGGATGCGGTTGCGGAGGTAAGTGCTAA